GCGTCCAAGAGCAACTGCACGTCTCACGTTCCCTGACTGCTGAGGTAGCTGTTCACCCGAGATTCGAGAATTTTCATATAGCCTAGGAAGTGATTCATCCACATAAACAATGCTTAAATCATCCATCCCATGTCCGACATCTCTAGGTTTTTCCTCCACCATCTGGAATATGACCTGATATATAGAATAAAGcataacaaaattttactATTCAAGAGGAGTAGTTATGAAAATTGAAACACAGCGATTAAGTTTTCACAAAGTGATATAAAAGCAGAAACTTAAGCTTATTTCATCAGATATATAACATTATCATTTTCGGTAAAGCAGTTGAAGTCTAAAAAGGTATAGCGAGTTTGAAAGTATTGAtgaaaaacacacaaaatccAGGTCTCTACAAAGTAGGCACTGAGGAACTAATTAAGTAAACCAGTGACCACAGTTATCCAGAACCATATGGATATAGGTCCTTTATCTCAAGATCAAACTCGGAACATGTACATTGCAATAGCATAAGTCAACGAACATAGTGTCATTATGGTATATGAAGTCTTACCTCATAAATATCATCCTTCAGACGAGTACAAGACAAATTGACAGCTCCTAAAGCCACAACATGCGGTTGGTGGTCCAtcataaactttaaaacacgATCCTGGTCACTCTTTTTACGTTGCTGGTCGTTAACATTTTGAGATCGCGATGTAAGGGATCCAGCATAAAGCACGTCAAGCACCTCACCTGATGAGTCCAGCATCACAAATGTATTTGGTGGCTTCCCAGGTCCCCAACAACATGCCATGACCCTCGGTGCAGCTTCCTCATCTAAATTAATgtccatttctttcttttggtatgGCCCTGCAGACACCTTGTTCCACAAAGCCTGTCCATACTCTGAAAGCAACCGACTCTTCGCTCTGCTAGTTAGCAAGGATCTTGCTTCTTTCTCCATTGATGGCAAAAGAAAAGCATGAAGTGCATCCTCCAATATCAACTTTCTTTGCTCATTCCAGAGTTGAGCATACTTACTAACACCAACACTTAGATAGTGTTCATTGCAGTCGCTAATTAGCCTATTCATGTAATTCTCAGGCAGCTTGAAGGTTACTTGAAGAagtttctcctcttctcccTTCTGAATGAGAAGCCATTGTGCACCCTCAAACTTGCTCAATGGCTTTTCACGCAACCACTTAATCCCAGAAAACTGATGGAACGAATCAATTACTGTATTTCCATCTGCTGTTGGACTTGTTGAGACCACTGCATTCTCCATATAAATGCCACGGACATACTTTTTGACTGATGGCTCGCAACTTATCTCAACTGCAGCCTAACAAGGAAAAATGGGATATCTCCGCATTAGTGATTAGGGAAGTCCTTCTGATATTAAACCCAGCTAAGCAATTcaaaaaatagtattattgCAGAGTATATACCATATGCCGTGCACCTTTCAGAACTGCCAGAGAATTTTCAAACATTGCGCACACAAAGTTTTTAGCCATCTCCTCTGGTGTTTCCTTTGCATCCTCAAGCTCATCAACCTGCAACTCATTTAGCGTCAGAACTGCCATTCCAGTACAACATgcaaatcaaacaatataaaagCATACCGACCAGTTTTTCTAGGGACAATGCAAGTCCCAGTTGCTCAGCACTATACCCAAATTTGTTTGCAACCTCCCAGAGCCCTGCTTTACTGCAGATGCTATATTGTGATTTCCTTTTCGGCCTCTTATACTGCCCTTCATCAACACCAATTTCACCGGGAGGAAAATGCAAGTTGAACTTGGAATCTACATCATCAActtctctttctgtttctgCAACTTTAAGAGACTTAATGACTGATTCAAAAAGATACTGATTTAGATTAAGTCTTGTTTCATCATAGACCCTCCTAGACTCTTCTTCGTAACGTTTTGTATAGTAACCATGCAACGCCATTTTCCTTTTTCGAAGAAGGAGCCACTTCTTATCCAAGTCATGAATCATCCAGAAGACCTGCATTGGAAAATAGTATAGAATCCACCAAATTTCCTCTGACAATAAATGTTAACCTGAGCACTTGTTGTTTATCCAAGATAATTGCTTACCTTATGCCACTTGGTCTCAGGTTTCTTGCCTTGATTGGCGCCATCAAAATCACCAGTGTCCAACAAGCTCCGGCATTGCTCCTTTCGGTACATAGCTATAAACGGTATCTAGAAGAGACAGAAAACATTAGCAAGCTAATCaatgaatcaaagaaaatcCAACGAGAGAATGAATCCAAAACCTCTAATTTCTGCACATGATGTAGCTCCAAAAATTTTGCGATGTCATCCTTATTAACCGAGAAACCCCGCCCATCAAAAGTTCCATCAGATTCTCTAAGTTGGGAAGCAAGTTGAGCATATATCCaattgctttcttcttcaatgctAATTTCATCTACAGGAGGGCTTCCGGTGCTTTCTTCAGATATCTGTCAAAGTTTACAAGATATCTTTACATCTATCCTTgaacaccaaagaaaacatAGACCACAAGTATACATAgagaaaactaaagaagatAATGCACCTGCATTCTCTCAGGAATATCAAGCTGGCGGATTTCATCATCATTCCCTGTCATATATTTCTCAGAAAGAACAGTTGGTTCAAACTCATCTTCGAGCCTTCTTTCCATCCTTTGATTAGATGCCAAACCCTTTTTGCGAATTGTTAATAATTCGTCAACATCACCAAATATTTCATTAGCATCTCGCATAGCAGTAATATCTGATCCCTGcctatatttctttttcttcgagTTGCCCCTGAAAAGTAAGTTGATTAGAATCAGAAAATGTACATGACATAAGTGATATGTTAGGGCacaaaaaagacagaaaaaaaatacctcTTAGGAGGACCAtgctcatcatcttcatctacAATAAAATCTGCCATTTCATCCTCGCTCCCAACTACATCTTCTTCCACAACTAAGTCTTCCTCATCACCTACATCATCAGGTGGATCTAGTAGACACAAAATGTACATAGTCAACTATGTGCCAACAGTCAACATAATAGTATCAGAAGGCACAGAGAACCTaccatcaacatcaacatcatcaaacaGCCTGTCTTTGATCTTATCCTCAGCACTTCTCCTAGTTCCACCTCTACTATCAAACTCATCATCGGATGATTCTCCCTGGCCATTTCCCTGTTCCCTTTGAGCTTTCTTCAACCGCTTATACTGCCTCTGTCATGGTTCAAGAAAAAAGTCAAATGTATTAGTACTGcacatatatttttagtgtatCTACAAAATCCTGATGTATTGttatatacacaaatatgACTAACCTTTTTGAATTTGACGTTGTTATCTTGTAGAAGCAAataatcatcttcatcaagacCTTCGTCCCTATTAAAATTATCATAAATGGAAGGTTAGTCAGAAAGAGAACAGACCTGCTATAGTTCGTCTAATGGTAACTTACATACTCATCACAAACAATGTATGAAAATCACAAATAAAGACTGCTGAGAATTAAGGGAACATTTCTTCAAAAGTATCATGCATGTCAACACTAACATTTAGTTTTTCATATGTTAGAAAAGGATAAAATCTAAGAGAATGAGTAAGGATATAAAatattcactttttctttcgtttcttcttctttttctgccTCTCCTCATCGCTATCTTTcctttcttcgtcttcttcctcttcttcctcttcgtcttcatcattCACTATGAACCCATCATTCTCATACTCATTCCCAACTACAAAACAGATATACGGATCCCACATCATGGAACAAAAATAGCCTGAATCTAAGTTAAAAAGcctagaaagaaaaagaaaaaaaaatactcaaacCCAAGGTGAGAGAAATGTGTGCAGCTCAAAACTTGCAGAAACCATGAAGTCTAAAAAGGAACAAATCAAGCAACCGTATGAAACAGAGAATATAGAAACAAGAAGTGGTAGAAGGAGAGACTTTGCAGCAGATAAGTAAACATCTAAGAAACAAGATgcattcactttttttttttttttggttgccAAATCCAGACACTGCATCTTCTAATGGAGCAAATGCAGCAGAATTTCTCCAAATGAATCGATTTTAAGACAAAGAACTGCATGCGCTTCAGTACTAAACCAAACCATACCACTAATTTCCTTCGATGCAATCAGACTCTACAGCTTCCAGATTTAGGGTGGTAAGCAAAAAGAAACGAAAGACGACACATTTCTCACTGGGAGAAGTCAAAATCAAGGAAAAAACTTATaccgtcatcatcatcttcttcatcatcgttttcATCATGCTCAGCTGGATCTCCATGAACTGGCTCTCCGTCGTCATCCTCAAGCTCATGATCCTCTAcgcaaaagagaaaaggattcaattttttcatacaaatcagaagaaataaacaaaaccctagtATTATTACGGCGTTTCacacagaaaaaaattagggtttgcgACGAAGCGATTAAGGTACCTTCATCGTCAGAGATTGCGTTCCTCGCCATGTTTATCTCAACAAATTAGAAGTACGATAACGCAGAAATTAGCCCTGcaaactgcaaaaaaaaacgaagagaTTGTGATTATGATTTCTGATTTTGCGAAGAGAAAGGGGGAAGAAGGTTCTCGCGATTACTAGGGTTCTTCGAAAAGAGAACCCAGAAGGAGCTAGAGAAGAGAAATGGGTTTGGTAAAGGAAGAAGCTTTACCAGTGTGAATTTTTCATAAGCGAAAGGCGACGAAGAACTGataaacgaagaagaagacggagacGATGAAATTACAAGTTTATACTGACAGATTTGCCTCAATTTTTTCTCTGCgttttagaaatattttttttttaataatgtttttaaaaattattatactttttgaagaaatgtaaagaaaaaaaagtcgagactaaaaacaaaacaaagtttattcAACTTATCTTATAATTAGAGTGGAGAATATTTAATTCGATAATTcgaaatataagaaaatagacatacattaataattaataaaaaaacgttACATCGgctaaaatgtttaaacaattatttaaatttatatgataaataaaattaaaataaatctaaatcggattcaaatttaaaagtttgtctatagattaatttaatttttagttaaacaatttaattttatcaaaaatataaaattttaaactgtgaaaaagttttaaatcttataattgatatatttaaaattaaataacaagttgataataatataaacatttggacatatataaaaataaatataacacTAGACAAATTATATTGTAGGACAAATTTTACACATGAGGCcctaaaaactttttatattaGGTGGCCTAAAACAAATGTTTCGGCTTTTTTATGAACGGGCCGGGCTTGGATTCGGCCATATTTTGAGTTCATGCCTTTTAATATGGCAAGAAAAAGGTTAGAAACTAGACTAATTGTAGATTGTAAGTTTGTAACCGTAATGAGATACTGCAAATGGGTAAAAATCGTATTATTCCATAAACCACAAATGGAGAAGTCAAAGTTTGGCAAATATCACAACAAAAAGGTTGATATATCACATGCATATTATGTAGCTACACCGACATATCAAAGTTCTcctatcaaattttaaaaaacataaatcacCAACCCTACTCACACCCACCAATGCAGCCCATCATTCTTCCCAAATCTATAAACACAACACAATAATACAACAGTGACAATTTTAGCTTTTAAAGAATAACGTTTTCATGTGACTGGATAAAAACGACGTCTACGTAGCACGAAActgctttgtttgttcttgtaACGATCCGTaccatatctttttttattaaaaagtcACATTTATTATGGGATCAATAATTTACTCTCCATGGATTATTTCATACTATAATGTACACGTACATTATCATAAAGCcaagataaaattaaaaacgcCTTTTACTACGTGTTAGtctatataatatagattAAGTCTGAAACCCAAATCACAAACTTCACTCAAAACCTAATTAacttagagagaaagagagagagagaagggtTGCAAAATGGGTTCTTCGTACCAAGAATCTCCACCGTTGCTTCTTGAAGATCTTAAGGTTACGATCAAAGAATCAACACTCATTTTCCCATCTGAAGAAACCAGCGAGAGAAAATCCATGTTCTTATCCAACGTCGACCAAATTCTCAACTTTGACGTTCAAACAGTTCATTTCTTCCGACCTAACAAGGAGTTTCCACCGGAGATGGTCTCGGAGAAGCTGAGAAAGGCGTTGGTGAAACTCATGGACGCTTATGAGTTCTTGGCCGGGAGACTCCGCGTGGATCCTAGCTCTGGACGGCTTGATGTTGACTGTAACGGTGCTGGAGCTGGCTTTGTGACGGCGGCGAGTGACTACACGTTGGAGGAACTTGGAGATTTGGTTTATCCAAATCCAGCTTTTGCTCAATTGGTTACAAGTCAGCTTCAGAGTTTGCCCAAAGATGATCAACCCTTGTTTGTCTTTCAGGTAACCAATAAATAAACCTTtgctttctaattttttttgttccaaaatGATCCTAAATCTAGTTAACaaataacaagttttttttttgttctctttgcgttttgtcttttaatcaggaagaaagaaaaaaaaaatcaaaagttttgagtGTATAAACACAAAGAAGCTTCCTTAGAATCAAAAAAATTTCGAACATGTTCACAATAAATTTTGTGAACTTTTAGCTATTTTGCAACCTCGAGGGAGGGATCTCAAGGATCTAAGTACCATCATGATATTTATAGAAATCTAGTTTATATAGGTCATTAGTCGAGGACCATGTGGgtaaaatagaataaaaacttgtttcttCTATAGAGTCCAAGTATTAATCGGAGTTTTGTGTGAGATCCTCCgtattcaaaatataaatgtttaagaAAGTTGCACCATGTATGTCAAAAGTATAACTCTACAAATCTTATGTTTTATAGTAGAAAAGTAAGTCTATGAATAAGTTAATTAGTgaagaaaattattagaaataaataataatagtataatttagttttttttaaaaattatttactaatTTAGTTAACTGAAGAAATATTCTATGAAATACAGAATTCGGGTCAAGCCTCGGCATTATGGAGTTTTATTTCTATTTGATTATAACACACCACAAACGAAAACGTTAATATATTTGGGATATTGACTCAAGTAAAACATTCTTATGAAATCTTTAAGTAAATCACCCACCCTACTCAGACTATAATTCATCATGTATTTCAAGTATAACGAAACATGTAATCACAAAGTAACatgtgacatatatatatatatatatatatatatatatattttcatatatttgacatatatatactcgGACACGTTCCAGTTTCGCCTGCAGATATAATATGCCAAATAAGTGTGAAAATCTTCCAATGCACAATATAATACTGACACACATATTTGCTTgtcaattttatttcttaattatataaatactaaacatACGTTTTCAATCTACATATAGCATTGTCAAATTATCAAACTATCGAAGCAAGTGAAAAATGTTCATTACCAAATGtcgttagctcaattggtaaatACTCTAGGCAAATTTTAGAGGTCGCCGGTTCGAGTGACGCTTGagacgaaactaatattacatgctgCGGTTTTTGGTTTGGGGGATTACGGACTTCGGTCCAGTACCTTCtagcattaaaaaaaaaagaaaaaaaaaatgttcattatttcaaaacaaaaaattaatctagtttattttttttattgacatCAAAATTTGACTACAGTTAGTTGttataaattaaacattattatatatgattgtaACATAAATCTACTTGTTACGCGTAAAATTAAAACGCTGGTTTTCTTTGTTGCTCATTTATTGAATCCTACCAAACATATAGCAATCTAAATTAATGTGACATAACTGTCTGTTATATACTGCCAAATCATGTAAtcattttgtaaagaaaattatataaaccaTATACATATTACTTGATAGTTAATGAACGTATAAAGTAGGATTTCATAATGCAACGTCTAATAGCTAGAACATAAGTGATTCAAAATAAGTTTTCTCAAGTTTGGCGCATGTAGTTGAGTTTCATGGAGATGTAtgtactttaaatttttaaattttggcaGATAACATCATTCAAGTGCGGTGGATTTGCAATGGGAATCTCAACAAACCATACCACGTTCGATGGACTTAGTTTCAAAACATTCCTCGAAAACTTAGCTTCTCTACTTCACGAGAAGCCCTTATCAACACCTCCATGCAACGACCGTACTCTTCTCAAAGCTCGTGATCCACCAAGTGTTGCATTCCCACACCACGAGCTTGTCAAGTTCCAAGACTGTGAGACAACAACAGTCTTCGAAGCTACTTCAGAGCACTTAGACTTCAAGATCTTCAAGCTATCCTCTGAACAAATCAAGAAGCTCAAGGAGAGAGCCTCAGAGACTAGTAACGGTAATGTTCGCGTGACGGGTTTCAACGTTGTAACCGCTTTGGTCTGGAGGTGCAAGGCACTCTCTGTAGCAgcagaggaaggagaagaaaccaaTCTTGAAAGAGAATCAACGATTCTTTATGCTGTGGACATTAGAGGGAGGCTGAATCCTGAGCTTCCACCGTCTTACACTGGAAACGCGGTTTTAACGGCATACGCAAAGGAGAAATGCAAGGCATTGCTTGAAGAGCCGTTTGGGAGGATTGTAGAAATGGTAGGAGAAGGGTCAAAGAGGATAACGGATGAGTATGCGCGGTCTGCTATAGATTGGGGAGAGTTATACAAAGGGTTTCCCCATGGGgaagttttggtttcttcttggtGGAAACTCGGATTCGCAGAGGTTGAGTATCCTTGGGGAAAGCCTAAGTATAGCTGTCCCGTTGTCTATCATCGAAAAGACATTGTTTTGCTGTTTCCGGACATCGATGGAGATAGTAAAGGTGTTTATGTCTTGGCTGCTTTGCCTTCTAAGGAGATGTCCAAGTTTCAGCACTGGTTTGAAGACACTCTGTGCTGATTTCGTGATGGCTTCACTTTGCATTGCTATTGCTTTATTTTACTTCTTTGACGATTATAAACACATTATggtattttatatttgtatacGGTTGAAAAGTGAACGTTATAAAACATCTATTTTCTGCTACTTTCTCTAAGTATAAACAAGCACAAAAGATTTAAAGGTGATTTGATATGGAAGTACGTAAAGGAAATTTATAGAGACTTTTGAGTACtgaataaaaacatttcttcttAACCATTTATCATTCCCTCACCTAAAACGCTTTTACCGATCTTATATAAACATCATACATTTGTATCCACAAGAAACCGAAAAAAGgatgtaaccaaaaaaaaaagatggaaatTATGAGTCTTAATTAAACTCGCGCGTTTTCCAATCTCTCTGCCTCTATGgactccaaattttgttaaagataATAAGTAGCAATATATATTAAGAGAAATGTTATTTGTTTGGAGATCTTAACATGTAATCTAGCTTATTAGTAAATaatctcattctcattaaTTTGGTAAAAGTTACAATTGGGGGTTTATATACAATTGACCAGGCCTAAACCAGAGCCTCTTAACCAGCTAAACCAACCTATACAGACTCCAGTTAAAACTATACAAAACCAGAATATTTACAATGAACtctatatacataatatagCTTTGTAGACAGATTGATTTCGAAGTCGTGAGAAAACTtgcgaagaagaaaagatggagGAGGCTGAGACcgcgaggaagaagaagtgaaaacGATTTAAACGGTGTCGTATTATAAAATAAGGGTTTATGATTACTCCCAAGTTTTAAAGCCTTTTTAACAGAACAAAACATCTCGCTATTTCATGTTGCTTCTTAATACTTAAACCATTTTATCATTTCCCTCATCTCAAACATTTTTACCGATATTGAGCATTATACATATCcacaagaagcaaacaaaaaggatTTAGCCAAGTTGAGGGATGgatgtaaccaaaaaaataaagatggaaaCTGTGAGTAGACTTAAGCATTTTCGTTTTCCAATCTCTCTGCTGCGTCTTCAACTGCAGGTTGTGGTTTTGTGGATGGAGGTAAACAACGTTTTGAGAAGAATGTAGATATCGTTTTCGGTAATCTCTTACCGCCTTTATCTGGTGACGGTGATAATCCAAGCTTTGTCAATACTTCTTTCTTTACCTGCTCGTTAGAACAAAGGATCGCGGGAATGGTGATAAGCAACTATGTCTCAAggcaaaaaactcaaaatagaAGATCGAAGTATTAACTAACCTGCCAACGACTATCCTCGAAATCTGATATTTCACGCACTTTTTGTCTAAGCTTGGTCTTTGGAACATCAGGGAACTTCTGCTGTAATGTTTCAACTACCCTATTGATACCTTGAGAGCATGATTGAATAGTTGATACCTGGACGCCAAATTCTTGTTAGGGCTAAGTAGCAATACATAAACAATGTTATTTGTTTGGAGAGATCCACTTACAACTGTAAGCAAATCTGAGTCTGGTAtgatttttgcttttgaattAGATGGAGGAGTGCTCTGGCTACAAGAAAACTTGCTGGCTTCTTGATCTTCATCTTGAATGTCGTTGATCGATATCTCAATGAGAGAAGACCAAGGGAATTGTCGCACCATGAGAGCTCGCAGACATATTTGTTCTACTTTTTGTGTCCCTTCTAGATCTTTAGCAGCTAAGAGAGAGACCTTCTCATGAGTTAGGTTACATATGATCAGTGGCTGCGTTTTCTTCAGAGCATGGTCAGTTAAATTTTGcagatgtttttgttgttggagtAATGCGCAAAACTCTGGACTTTCTTGATCTTGCTTAGATGATGTCGTATTTGCATCCTGTTCAGACGGATCAATGTCCATTCTGTCCACTTGGACCCcctgaaacaaacaacacacTTTGTTAAGAAACTTTACATTCGTTATAGCGTAGCTGCCTTTAGTTAACTATCCCCTTCACAAAATTGGCACATGCTCAAAGAAAATGAGTGATCAATTATAAGAATGAATGAGGAATTCAAGTTGTAACTTGATCAATAGTTTGGATACTACAAAGAAATGCAAATTTGACTTCAGCAGATTCCTAGATTGCAACCTAGATTTATAAGAATCTATGACGAGTTCATTAAAAATTGCTTTTGTTACCTCATCTTCTGAGAGATATCCATCAGGCACCATAAAGTCATCTTCactatcatcttcatcatcagccTTTGAACATCCTTCTTCCAAACTTTCGTCTTCATCTTTCTCACAATCTGAAAGGCTTTCACCAGCTTCTTCCTGTAAAGAAGTATCTTTATTACCCAGTGATCTTTTGTCAAGTTTAAAAAGCATGTACTGAATTCAATAAACCTACCTCTTCCCATTCTTCATCACTATCAACTTCATAATCCAATTCTGGATCCTTTTGCAGAGGACGACGTGGCTTTACAACTTGACTGCAAATGTTAAACAACAGATCCCTCAGTACCATTGTAAGCAAACTTAGAGAGTGAACACTACTTAATTGAACAGCTAGATGCATATCAGAATAACAAATGGTATTGTCGTATCAGAATCACAGAGAACGTTCTGTACATTACAAGTTCACTACAATGATTGTTCAATCCAAATTGAAAT
This sequence is a window from Arabidopsis thaliana chromosome 1 sequence. Protein-coding genes within it:
- the GTB1 gene encoding global transcription factor group B1 (global transcription factor group B1 (GTB1); FUNCTIONS IN: transcription elongation regulator activity, hydrolase activity, acting on ester bonds, RNA binding; INVOLVED IN: chromatin assembly or disassembly, transcription initiation; LOCATED IN: cellular_component unknown; EXPRESSED IN: 25 plant structures; EXPRESSED DURING: 13 growth stages; CONTAINS InterPro DOMAIN/s: Resolvase, RNase H-like fold (InterPro:IPR006641), Nucleic acid-binding, OB-fold-like (InterPro:IPR016027), Nucleic acid-binding, OB-fold (InterPro:IPR012340), SH2 motif (InterPro:IPR000980), Ribosomal protein S1, RNA-binding domain (InterPro:IPR003029), Transcription elongation factor Spt6 (InterPro:IPR017072); BEST Arabidopsis thaliana protein match is: Transcription elongation factor Spt6 (TAIR:AT1G63210.1); Has 154550 Blast hits to 61131 proteins in 3458 species: Archae - 353; Bacteria - 39994; Metazoa - 50717; Fungi - 13479; Plants - 12820; Viruses - 1975; Other Eukaryotes - 35212 (source: NCBI BLink).), whose protein sequence is MARNAISDDEEDHELEDDDGEPVHGDPAEHDENDDEEDDDDVGNEYENDGFIVNDEDEEEEEEEDEERKDSDEERQKKKKKRKKKDEGLDEDDYLLLQDNNVKFKKRQYKRLKKAQREQGNGQGESSDDEFDSRGGTRRSAEDKIKDRLFDDVDVDDPPDDVGDEEDLVVEEDVVGSEDEMADFIVDEDDEHGPPKRGNSKKKKYRQGSDITAMRDANEIFGDVDELLTIRKKGLASNQRMERRLEDEFEPTVLSEKYMTGNDDEIRQLDIPERMQISEESTGSPPVDEISIEEESNWIYAQLASQLRESDGTFDGRGFSVNKDDIAKFLELHHVQKLEIPFIAMYRKEQCRSLLDTGDFDGANQGKKPETKWHKVFWMIHDLDKKWLLLRKRKMALHGYYTKRYEEESRRVYDETRLNLNQYLFESVIKSLKVAETEREVDDVDSKFNLHFPPGEIGVDEGQYKRPKRKSQYSICSKAGLWEVANKFGYSAEQLGLALSLEKLVDELEDAKETPEEMAKNFVCAMFENSLAVLKGARHMAAVEISCEPSVKKYVRGIYMENAVVSTSPTADGNTVIDSFHQFSGIKWLREKPLSKFEGAQWLLIQKGEEEKLLQVTFKLPENYMNRLISDCNEHYLSVGVSKYAQLWNEQRKLILEDALHAFLLPSMEKEARSLLTSRAKSRLLSEYGQALWNKVSAGPYQKKEMDINLDEEAAPRVMACCWGPGKPPNTFVMLDSSGEVLDVLYAGSLTSRSQNVNDQQRKKSDQDRVLKFMMDHQPHVVALGAVNLSCTRLKDDIYEVIFQMVEEKPRDVGHGMDDLSIVYVDESLPRLYENSRISGEQLPQQSGNVRRAVALGRYLQNPLAMVATLCGPGREILSWKLHPLENFLQLDEKYGMVEQVMVDITNQVGIDINLAASHDWFFSPLQFISGLGPRKAASLQRSLVRAGSIFVRKDLIMHGLGKKVFVNAAGFLRIRRSGLAASSSQFIDLLDDTRIHPESYSLAQELAKDIYDEDVRGDSNDDEDAIEMAIEHVRDRPASLRKVVLDEYLASKKRENKKETYSNIIRELSCGFQDWRIPFKEPSPDEEFYMISGETEDTIAEGRIVQASVRRLQNGRAICVLDSGLTGMLMKEDFSDDGRDIVDLADQLKEGDILTCKIKSIQKQRYQVFLICKESEMRNNRHQHNQNVDAYYHEDRNSLQLVKEKARKEKELVRKHFKSRMIVHPRFQNITADQATEYLSDKDFGESIVRPSSRGLNFLTLTLKIYDGVYAHKEIAEGGKENKDITSLQCIGKTLTIGEDTFEDLDEVMDRYVDPLVSHLKTMLNYRKFRKGTKSEVDDLLRIEKGENPSRIVYCFGISHEHPGTFILSYIRSTNPHHEYIGLYPKGFKFRKRMFEDIDRLVAYFQRHIDDPLQESAPSIRSIAAKVPMRSPADHGSSGGSGWGSSQSEGGWKGNSDRSGSGRGGEYRNGGGRDGHPSGAPRPYGGRGRGRGRGRRDDMNSDRQDGNGDWGNNDTGTADGGWGNSGGGGWGSESAGKKTGGGSTGGWGSESGGNKSDGAGSWGSGSGGGGSGGWGNDSGGKKSSEDGGFGSGSGGGGSDWGNESGGKKSSADGGWGSESGGKKSDGEGGWGNEPSSRKSDGGGGGW